One window of Deltaproteobacteria bacterium genomic DNA carries:
- a CDS encoding transposase, which translates to KDFVEGLRCANVSPHVAQNDTHRRSAIDRRTTRHGGYAVSQRIRKRIEEGFGWAKTIGGMRKLKHRGLAKVDFQFTLTFAAYNLVRLRTLGVGG; encoded by the coding sequence AAAGACTTTGTGGAGGGACTGCGCTGCGCCAACGTCAGTCCGCATGTGGCCCAGAACGATACCCACCGCCGTTCCGCCATTGACCGGCGCACCACCCGTCACGGTGGTTACGCAGTGAGCCAGCGCATCCGCAAACGGATCGAGGAAGGCTTCGGCTGGGCCAAGACCATCGGGGGCATGCGCAAACTCAAGCACCGGGGCCTGGCCAAGGTCGACTTCCAGTTCACCCTCACCTTCGCCGCCTACAACCTGGTACGACTGCGCACCTTGGGAGTCGGAGGTTGA